In Chitinophaga nivalis, a single genomic region encodes these proteins:
- a CDS encoding dihydrofolate reductase family protein, whose product MRKVILSINLTLDGFMAGPNGELDWHFPHWNHEMATYAYDQLSAADTILAGRVTYQKMADHWPVAARDPYSNRQDLAFARLMNSLPKIVFSRTLSKVTWQHSRLMKENIREAIMQLKQQPGKDMIMYGGVTIAAAFIQMELIDEYRIWVNPVAIGSGTPLFENVEQHLALQLIDTTPFSNGVVLLRYRPVLPDISAPRFNWDQSNLFQ is encoded by the coding sequence ATGAGAAAAGTGATTCTTTCAATTAACCTGACCCTGGACGGCTTTATGGCCGGACCCAACGGCGAACTGGACTGGCATTTCCCGCACTGGAATCATGAAATGGCAACCTATGCCTACGACCAATTAAGTGCGGCGGATACTATCCTGGCCGGACGTGTCACCTATCAGAAAATGGCCGACCACTGGCCTGTTGCAGCAAGAGATCCTTACAGCAACAGGCAGGATCTGGCCTTTGCCCGGCTGATGAACAGCCTGCCCAAAATTGTTTTTTCCAGAACATTATCCAAAGTCACGTGGCAGCATTCACGGCTGATGAAAGAAAATATCCGGGAAGCCATCATGCAGTTAAAACAACAACCCGGGAAAGATATGATTATGTATGGTGGCGTCACCATTGCTGCTGCTTTTATTCAAATGGAACTGATTGATGAATACAGGATATGGGTAAACCCTGTTGCTATAGGCAGTGGTACCCCCCTGTTCGAAAATGTGGAGCAACACTTAGCCCTGCAACTCATCGATACCACGCCCTTCAGCAACGGTGTGGTGCTATTGCGCTACCGCCCGGTGCTACCAGACATTTCTGCACCACGGTTCAACTGGGATCAGTCCAACCTGTTTCAATAA
- a CDS encoding GNAT family N-acetyltransferase, with amino-acid sequence MAYTIYLLEDPRQLTAVVDFFIAHKTNTYISHGEITGGRADDPNNWNKDLAAILTAQYSKAFEQQAHEALRILIAADDTGTILGIAAFNIIYTPRKNYAILEDMIIAQAARGQSLGSKILAFAQQADFLQDAAFILLESGIHNEQAHHFFEKNGFEKVSVNYLKKLK; translated from the coding sequence ATGGCATACACTATTTACCTGCTTGAAGATCCCCGCCAGCTGACTGCTGTAGTTGATTTTTTTATAGCCCATAAAACAAACACGTATATCTCGCACGGAGAAATCACCGGGGGCCGGGCAGATGATCCCAACAACTGGAACAAAGACCTGGCAGCTATTTTAACGGCCCAGTACAGCAAGGCTTTTGAACAACAGGCCCATGAAGCGCTCCGGATACTCATCGCTGCAGATGATACCGGTACCATCCTGGGCATCGCCGCATTTAATATCATCTATACCCCGCGTAAAAATTATGCGATACTGGAAGATATGATCATTGCACAGGCAGCCAGAGGACAATCCCTGGGCAGCAAGATACTGGCATTTGCACAACAGGCAGACTTCCTGCAGGACGCAGCTTTTATACTGCTGGAAAGTGGTATACACAACGAACAGGCACATCACTTCTTTGAAAAAAATGGTTTTGAAAAAGTGTCCGTGAATTATCTGAAAAAATTAAAATAA
- a CDS encoding alpha/beta hydrolase — translation MGAKLNIILVHGAWGDGSHWRHVIPQLDAKGYNVTAVQNPLTSLADDVDRTRRLAKAQDGPVLLVGHSYGGAVITGAGHESNVVGLVYVAAFAPDKGESLGSILGRTAPTSGGAFIRPDADGFLWIAREGFHESFCQDLDKEESLVMALSQKPIAGRCFADESGEPAWRVKPSWYQVSSQDHMIPPETEAWLAERMQTQKTITLDASHASLASRPDEIIALIDEAAKSFS, via the coding sequence ATGGGAGCTAAACTGAATATCATTCTTGTTCATGGCGCCTGGGGCGATGGATCCCACTGGCGGCATGTGATTCCGCAACTGGATGCCAAAGGGTACAATGTGACTGCGGTACAGAATCCGCTGACTTCCCTGGCCGATGATGTAGACAGAACGCGCCGGCTGGCGAAAGCGCAGGATGGGCCGGTACTGCTGGTCGGGCATTCCTATGGCGGGGCCGTTATTACCGGCGCCGGTCATGAATCCAATGTGGTGGGGCTGGTATATGTAGCGGCCTTTGCACCGGATAAGGGAGAATCGCTGGGCAGTATCCTGGGGCGTACGGCACCTACCTCCGGTGGCGCCTTTATCCGTCCGGATGCCGATGGTTTTTTATGGATTGCCCGCGAAGGATTTCATGAAAGTTTTTGTCAGGACCTGGACAAAGAAGAGTCACTGGTCATGGCGTTATCGCAGAAGCCTATTGCCGGTCGTTGTTTTGCAGACGAATCCGGAGAACCTGCCTGGAGAGTAAAACCCAGCTGGTACCAGGTGTCTTCCCAGGATCACATGATTCCACCGGAAACAGAAGCCTGGCTGGCAGAAAGAATGCAGACACAGAAAACCATCACCCTGGATGCCAGTCATGCCTCCCTGGCGTCGCGCCCGGATGAAATCATAGCCCTGATTGACGAAGCAGCCAAATCTTTCTCGTAA
- a CDS encoding SRPBCC domain-containing protein yields MYASNEANGNTSDRELHLTRLFNAPRELVYQAWTDPLHLEHWWVPEGFSINSEYISVRPGGSWRFVILGPDGGYYHHEVIFLETVSPDHLVYMHHNHNETDQCTITLLFTAQDKQTRLNMQLLFPTRAARDKVLREHATMESMNQTLDRLESLLTKIIHLHYKLK; encoded by the coding sequence ATGTATGCAAGCAATGAGGCTAACGGGAATACTTCCGACCGGGAGCTACATCTCACACGTCTTTTTAATGCACCCCGCGAACTCGTTTATCAGGCCTGGACCGACCCCCTTCACCTGGAACACTGGTGGGTACCCGAAGGATTTTCCATTAACAGTGAATACATCAGCGTAAGACCCGGCGGCAGCTGGCGGTTCGTGATACTGGGTCCGGACGGGGGCTATTACCACCATGAAGTCATCTTTTTAGAAACCGTATCTCCGGATCACCTGGTATACATGCACCACAATCATAATGAAACAGACCAATGTACCATCACCCTTCTTTTTACAGCGCAGGATAAACAAACACGGCTCAACATGCAGCTGCTTTTTCCGACCCGGGCCGCCCGTGACAAAGTACTCCGCGAACATGCCACCATGGAAAGCATGAACCAGACCCTGGATCGCCTGGAAAGTTTACTGACTAAAATCATCCACCTGCATTACAAGCTTAAATGA
- a CDS encoding DoxX family protein has protein sequence MKKINTAYWIFTLLLSLLMIASAIPDILAVPEAEAYFKQLGYPAYLLPFLGIAKLLGITALLFPGFPRLKEWAYAGLAYDLTGALYSGIATGTPMSGWTPILIGYVLIAGSYIFHHKRLAARMPVSII, from the coding sequence ATGAAAAAAATCAATACTGCTTACTGGATCTTTACCTTGTTGTTATCATTACTCATGATTGCATCTGCCATACCGGATATATTAGCTGTACCGGAGGCAGAAGCCTACTTCAAACAACTGGGCTATCCGGCCTACCTGCTGCCATTCCTGGGTATCGCCAAACTGCTGGGCATTACCGCCCTGCTCTTTCCCGGTTTTCCCCGGCTGAAAGAATGGGCATATGCCGGCCTCGCATACGACCTGACCGGCGCCCTCTATTCCGGCATCGCTACGGGCACCCCCATGAGTGGGTGGACGCCCATACTGATTGGTTATGTGTTAATAGCCGGCTCTTATATTTTTCATCATAAAAGACTGGCAGCAAGAATGCCCGTCAGTATTATATGA